The Streptomyces noursei ATCC 11455 sequence CGCCGGGGGTGCCTTGCGCGCGGGGGTCGTCCAGGATCGCCCTGGACCCCTCGGCGAGTTCCCGCAGGCCGCGCACTCCGCCGCCGGACGCCGCCTGGTAGGTGGCCACCACGACGTCCTCCAGGCCGGCCAGTTCGTGCAGCGGCTTCAGGGCGCGCACCAACTGGATCGTCGAGCAGTTGGGGTTGGCCACGAGGTTCGGTCCCGGCCGGTCGTCGAGCGCGCCGGGGTTGACCTGCGGTACGACGAGGGGCACGTCGGGGCGCATCCGGAAGGCGGAGCTGTTGTCGACGACCAGCACCCCGGCCGAAGCCAACCGCTCCGCCTCGCGGGCGCTGATCTCCGCGCCCGCGGAGAAGACGGCGACGTCCAGGCCGGCGGGGTCCAGGTCGTCGAGCGTCACCAGCTCCGCCATGGGCAGCGACAGCCCCAGTTCGTTGCCCAGGTCCCGGCCGAGGCTGCGCGCCGAGCCGACGGGCACCACCTGTTCCACCGGCACGATCCCGCCGTCGAGCAGGGCCAGGCACTCCCGGCCCACCGCTCCGGTGGCACCCACTACCGCGATGCGCAGCATGCACGTCCTCCTGTCCGGCCCCGCGCGGGGCTCATTGTCTGGTGATGTCGGACAACCGCCCCCGGAAGGCACGCCGGTAGGCGTTGGGGGTGGTGTTGAGGGACCGCACGAACTGGTACCGCAGGGCCGCCGCGTTGGCGAATCCCGTACGGGCCGCGATCACCTCCATCGTCTCGTCGGTGTTCTCCAGCAGCCGCTGGGCGTTGAGCAACCGCTGTGCCAGCAGCCAGCGGTAGGGGGTGGTCCCCGTCTCCGTCCGGAAGCGGCGGGCGAAGGTGCGCGGCGACATGCAGGCCCGTGCCGAGAGTTGCTCGACGCTGATCTCCTGGTCCAGGTGCTTCTCGGCCCAGACCATCACCTCGCGTACGCCGTCCTCCCCGTAGTGGGCGACCGGTCGCTCGATGTACTGGGCCTGGCCGCCTTCCCGGTGCGGGGGCACCACCATGCGCCGGGCGATGGCGTTGGCGACGTCGCTGCCCTGGAGCTTGCGCACCAGATGGAGGCAGGCATCGATGCCCGCCGACGTGCCGGCCGAGGTGAGGATCGGGTCCTCGTCCACGTAGAGCACTCCCGGTTCGACCTGGGCCTTGGGGTAGCGCTCGGCGAGTGCCTGGGCGTACCGCCAGTGCGTGGTGCAGCGTCGTCCGTCGAGCAGCCCGGCGGCGCCCAGGACGAAGGCGCCGACGCAGACGCTCACCACCCGGACCCCGCGGGCCACCGCCTGGCGCAGGGCCTCCAGCAGGGCGGGCGGGAAGTCCCTGGTGTGGAAGTTGTCCCCGACCGGGATGGCGATGAGGTCGGCGTCCTCCAGCCGGTCCAGACCGTAGGGCGTGCTGATGGTGAACCCGGGCACCGCCCGCACCGACGAGGACTCCGCGGCGACGAGCGCGAAGTCGTACGCGGGCAGCCCCTCCTCCCGTCGATCGATCCCGAACACTTCGCATATGACACCCAGCTCGAATGGATGAACGTTCTCGAGCAGGACGGCGGCTACGTTCTTCAGCATGGGACCCAATGTGGCAGTAATGCGTGGGGTTCTGACAGTCCTCACGCTGTTCCATGGCCGGATCGGCCCTCATAATCTCAGCATGGACCTGAATCGGTGGGGATTCCCGCACTCGAACTCGTGGGTCTCGTGGGTGGTGAGGCATCGTTGAAGGCCCCGTCGAGGGAGACGATCCCGCCCCGGATTCCCAATACGACAGCTTGCGTGCGGTCGGATACGCCGGCCTTCGTGAAGACGGCGGACAAGTGGTTCTTCACCGTCTTTTCGGAAATTCCGAGCGCCCTGGCGACGCGGCGATTGGAATTCCCCTGGGAGATGAGCACCAGAATCTGGCGCTCACGGGCCGTCAAGAGGTCGAGCGCCGCCCGGGCCGCGAGGACCCCCGCGGAGGGGGACGGCCCCGCGGCCGCCCGTAAGCCCTTTATCAGCTGCTCCTGGGCTTCGAGCGCGTCCTGTGCCTCACCGAGCGCCTTGTACATGTCGGCGACCGCTGCGGTCAGGGCCGCCACGGGCCGCGACGGTGCACCGCAGAACTCGCAGCACCGCTGTTCTCTCAATTCCGCAACGGGCCCTCGCGCAACACGTGACATTCGAAGAACTCCCTCCGCCGATATGGATGGATCGAATCGCGCTTCTCCGTAATGCTCGGGTTCCACCGCAAAGATCGGGCCTCTCCGCGGGGCTCGGGGGACGGTGCGTGTGGGTCGAGGGAACGGGTCAGACGGGAATCCGCGTGTGGATCGCCACCGTCTTGCACCGCGTGTATTCGCGCAGCGCCTCCAGACCCTTCTCCACGCCGATTCCAGAGCGCCGGTAGCCGCCGAACGGCAACTCGACTCCCCCGGCCGCGCTGTAGTCGTTCACGAACACCTGGCCCACCCTCAACCGCCCGGCGAGCCAGTGTGCCGTGGTCACGTCGGACGTCCAGATTCCGGCGGCCAGCCCGTACGTGGTGTGTTCCGCCAGTGCGACCGCCTCGTCCAGTGTGTCGAAGACCGACACGCACAGGACCGGGCCGAAGATCTCCTCGTTGAAGACGCGGTGCCGGGGCGTCACCCGGTCGAGGAGGGTGGGCTCCACGTAGAAGCCCTCGGCGTACGCCTCTCCTTCGGGCACTCCGCCGCCGACGACGACCTCGGCGTCCCGGCGTCCCTCGGCCAGGTGGGCGAGGACCCGCTCGCGCTGTTTCGCGGAGATGAGCGGTCCCATGTCGGAATCGTCGATGCCCGGGCCGATGCGCAGGGCGCGGAACCTCTCCGCCAGCGCGGCCACCAGTTCGTCGTGCACGGAACGGTGGACGAGCAGACGGCTTCCGGCGCTGCAGTTCTGCCCGGCGTGCTCCGTGATCGCCTCCACGATCTGCGGCACCGCCCGCGCGGCGTCGTAGTCGGGGAGCACCAACTGCGGTGATTTTCCCCCCAGTTCGAGGGTGACGGGCACGATGTTCCGCGCGGCCGCGGCCATGACGGCCTCGCCGACCTCCCGCGAGCCGGTGAACGCGATGCGGTCCACGTCGGGGTGCGCGGCGAGCGCGGCTCCCGCTTCCGCTCCGTAGCCCGGTACGACGTTGAGGACGCCCGCCGGGAGTCCCGCCCCTTCGACGAGGTCGGCCA is a genomic window containing:
- a CDS encoding aspartate-semialdehyde dehydrogenase, producing MLRIAVVGATGAVGRECLALLDGGIVPVEQVVPVGSARSLGRDLGNELGLSLPMAELVTLDDLDPAGLDVAVFSAGAEISAREAERLASAGVLVVDNSSAFRMRPDVPLVVPQVNPGALDDRPGPNLVANPNCSTIQLVRALKPLHELAGLEDVVVATYQAASGGGVRGLRELAEGSRAILDDPRAQGTPGGRFGQPLSFNLVPEIGLQDDTGLTHEERKLVREPRKILGLPDLRVSATAVRVPVFDCHSEAVHVRLREPVTTESVEAALAATPGLRAYGRSQSPSYPMPRTVFARPEDRALVHVGRIRVEPEDDRAAALWVVADNLWVGAALNALQIVELGLKNGWLG
- a CDS encoding aldehyde dehydrogenase family protein, with the translated sequence MPTRRWIDVLDPSNARPFARVARCGPVEVQSAVDAARHAYESVWRFTTPVERSQVCRRIADALRSEREELARLETLDTGKPISQSRTDVDVAARYFDFYANAIESLGGETIQQRPDRLAFTLREPYGVCGHIIPWNYPLQIAARTLAPALAAGNCCVLKPAEDAPLTSLRLADLVEGAGLPAGVLNVVPGYGAEAGAALAAHPDVDRIAFTGSREVGEAVMAAAARNIVPVTLELGGKSPQLVLPDYDAARAVPQIVEAITEHAGQNCSAGSRLLVHRSVHDELVAALAERFRALRIGPGIDDSDMGPLISAKQRERVLAHLAEGRRDAEVVVGGGVPEGEAYAEGFYVEPTLLDRVTPRHRVFNEEIFGPVLCVSVFDTLDEAVALAEHTTYGLAAGIWTSDVTTAHWLAGRLRVGQVFVNDYSAAGGVELPFGGYRRSGIGVEKGLEALREYTRCKTVAIHTRIPV
- a CDS encoding GlxA family transcriptional regulator — its product is MLKNVAAVLLENVHPFELGVICEVFGIDRREEGLPAYDFALVAAESSSVRAVPGFTISTPYGLDRLEDADLIAIPVGDNFHTRDFPPALLEALRQAVARGVRVVSVCVGAFVLGAAGLLDGRRCTTHWRYAQALAERYPKAQVEPGVLYVDEDPILTSAGTSAGIDACLHLVRKLQGSDVANAIARRMVVPPHREGGQAQYIERPVAHYGEDGVREVMVWAEKHLDQEISVEQLSARACMSPRTFARRFRTETGTTPYRWLLAQRLLNAQRLLENTDETMEVIAARTGFANAAALRYQFVRSLNTTPNAYRRAFRGRLSDITRQ
- a CDS encoding helix-turn-helix domain-containing protein — its product is MAALTAAVADMYKALGEAQDALEAQEQLIKGLRAAAGPSPSAGVLAARAALDLLTARERQILVLISQGNSNRRVARALGISEKTVKNHLSAVFTKAGVSDRTQAVVLGIRGGIVSLDGAFNDASPPTRPTSSSAGIPTDSGPC